Below is a window of Caldanaerobius polysaccharolyticus DSM 13641 DNA.
GTTTCTACAAGGGTGGAGATATGGAGTCTGGACAAATGGCAGAAGTATGTAGATGATACTGATGTCTCGTTTGAAGAGATAGCAGAAAACCTTGAAAATTTGGAGATATAGGTGATCCCATGGAGTTTAAACACGTGCCTATAATGGTAAGAGAAGTCATAGATATGCTAAATCTAAAGCCAGGAGATGTGGTAGTAGATGCCACGATAGGCGGGGCTGGCCATTCGCTGGAGATGGTAAAGCGCATATTGCCTGGTGGTTTGCTTATAGGAATTGATCAGGACGATGAAGCGATTGAAGCGTCTAAGGTTAGGCTTGAACCGTTTGGAGAAAGTGTGATACTTAAGAGGACAAATTTTTCTTGTATAAAAGAGGTATTGAAGGACTCGGGTGTAAATGCGGTAGATGCAATACTGGCCGATATAGGCGTTTCATCTTATCAACTGGACGAAGCCCAGAGGGGTTTTTCTTATATGCACGATGCACCTCTGGATATGAGGATGGACAGGCGTTCGGAAATAACGGCAGAGTTTCTGGTTAACTCTCTGAGCAAAGATGAACTAGAAGAAATCATAAGGGACTATGGGGAAGAGCGCTGGGCGAGGAGAATCTCTGAGTTCATCGTCAGGGAAAGGCAAAAAAAGCCTATAAAGACCACTGCCCACTTGGTGGAGATAATAAAATCAGCCATTCCAGCGAGGAGCAGACGTGGAGGTCATCATCCTGCCAAGAGGACCTTTCAGGCGCTTAGAATAGCCGTAAACAATGAACTTGCCATTCTAGAGAAGGCCATAACCGATTTTATAGATGTGCTTAAACCTGGAGGAAGACTTGCTATAATAACATTTCATTCCCTGGAAGATAGGATTGTAAAAAACGCGTTTAAAAGGGAGGAAAATGCCTGTGGCTGCGATGGGAAGCCGCGTACCAGGATAATTACGAAAAAACCCTTGGTGCCATCCGCTGAAGAGCGTGAGCGCAATCCACGGTGTCGCAGTGCCAAGCTTCGCGTCGCAGAGAAGCTGTAATAATTCACATAAGAGGTGAATAGATTTGTTTATAGAACAGCGCTCTTATTACGAGCTTTTGGAGCAAGAAAGGCGAGAGAAGCGGCATAAAAGACTTAAACCGCGCAGAAAATTAAAGCAACTGGTTTGCATCTTTTTTGCTCTCTGCGCTGGTATAACCATAATATCCCGTTACGTAGTGATCGTGAGAATGAGCTATGCCAATGAAGAATTATCCAGGCAGTACAGCCAGATAGTATCTCAAAACAAGGAACTGGAGGCCAACCTGGCCAGAGCAAAAGATTTGCAGCGGATAGAATCTATAGCGGTAAATCGATTGGGTATGGTAAAGCCTGATGAAACACAGATCGTATACGTAAAGGTTCCTAAGGCTCGTAAAGGTAAATGAGGTGATATATTAGTGAAAGTCGGCATGTTAACCAGGAGACGCCTTTTGCTGATGCTGTTGGCCGTCATTTTTGCCACATCAGCATTGAGCGTAAGACTTGGTTACATACAGATGATAAAAGGGCCGACTTACATGAAGATGGCTGAGGATCAATGGACGCTGGATGTAATGGTGGCGCCCAAACGCGGGACCATATACGATAGAAACGGGCATGAACTGGCTGTTAGCGCTACAGCGGGCAAGGTATCGGCGATACCTAGAGAGGTAAAGAATCCTCGCCAGACTGCGAGGGTTTTGTCTCAGCTCCTGAATTTAGATGAAGGTGATGTATATAAAAAAATAACGCAAAACGTACAGGAGGTGCTTTTAAAGCGCAGGGTATCCGAGGATGTGGTAAAAAGATTGAGGGAGTTGAATATCGCGGGGGTAGAAATATCCAACGATACTAAAAGGTATTACCCAGAAGGCAACCTTTTGTCTCACGTATTGGGTTTTACGGGAACAGATAATCAGGGCCTTGATGGCATTGAATTGATGTACGATAAATACTTGAAAGGAGTTCCCGGGTATATTTTATCCCCTATCGATGCTTTGGGCAGAAAACTTGATAATCAATCCACGCAATACAATAAGCCTAAAAATGGCTTTAATGTGGTATTAACCATTGATGAGAACATACAAAAGTTCACAGAAAAAGCATTAGAAGATGCCTATGCCGTAAACAAACCAGAAAAGGGTGTAACGGCTATTGTCATGGATCCTCGTACAGGGGAGATATTGGCACTGGCCAACAAACCCGATTATGACCCCAATAATCCTTTTGAGGGCGATCAAAGTAGTTTGTTTAAAAAGTGGAGGAATAAGGCGATTTCAGATACATATGAGCCCGGTTCTGTTTTTAAAACTATAACCGCTGCTGCCGCTTTGGATTCAGGAAATGTAAGACCTGACGACAGATTTTACGATAGAGGGTTTGTTACTGTAGCGGGGCACCAGATAAAGTGCTGGGCATGGTACGATCCCCATGGTTCTGAGACTTTTGTGGAAGGGGTACAGAATTCCTGCAATGTGGTGTTTGTGGAGACTGCCCAAAAAATGGGTGCGTCGGTGTTTTACAAGTATATAGAATCCTTTGGATTTGGTGAACCTACGGGCATAGAATTGCCCGGTGAAGCCAGCGGTATAGTAACTCCCCTGTCAAAGGTTGGGCCTGTGGAGCTTGCTACCATTTCCTTTGGCCAGGGTATATCGGTTACGCCCCTTCAAATGATAGATGCGCTTTCCGCTATTGCCAATGGGGGAAACCTCATGGAACCGATGCTGGTCAAGTACATATTGGATCCTGATAATGGGAAAATTGTAAAAGAATTTAAACCAAAGGTCATAAGAAGGGTCATCTCGCCGCAGACCTCGAAGGAGATGAGGGACATACTGGAATCCGTGGTATCCAAGGGAACAGGTAAAAAGTCTTATATACCAGGTTATAGGATTGCGGGTAAAACGGGTACGACGGAAAAATACGCACCAGGCAAGTATGTGGCTTCCTTTGCAGGGTTTGCGCCGGCGGATGATCCCAGGATAGCTGTCATCGTGATGATAGATGAACCCACAGGTTCAGGACATATGGGAGGCGCTATAGCGGCACCGGTAGTTAAAAGCATTATGGAGGATTCGCTGAAATATCTGGGAGTCAAACCTATATATACGCCAGAGGAGAGCAAAGAGCTGGAAAAGAGAAATGTGATAACTCCCGACTTTACTGGCATGAAGGTAGATGATGCCAAGGTTAAGGTCATAGACTCAAAGCTCACGTATAATGTAGAGGGAAACGGCGATGTAGTGTTAGACCAGTCGCCTAAGCCTGGTGCTTCTGTAAAAGAAGGCTCAACCGTATTTCTGTACGCGTCAAAGGACGAAAGTTCGGTACTGGTATCAGTACCTGACCTTACAGGCAAGACACTTAGGGAAGCTATGGACCAACTTAATGCGTACGGAATAAAGGTCAGTATAAGCGGTGATGGCATTGTAATAGGCCAGACTCCACCTGCTGGCACCAAGGTAAAAAGGGGTACAGTGGTACATTTGATATTAAGTCAGCAGAGGCAGCCTGCTGGTCCTTGACGGCAAGTGACAAATTGTACCATGTATTTATACTCCGTAAAATATATGATATACTGTATGTAGCGGTTTTTAACGATGTCAATTGATAGAGGAGATAGTTATGTTGTTGAGGGATTTGCTCAATGGCGTTGACGTTGTATCTGATTGCGAAGGCAGCATTGATGTAAAAGGCATAAAGTACGATTCAAGGCAAGTCGTAGACGGAGATGCATTTTTATGTATTAAAGGGTTTAACACAGACGGCCATAGATACGCCCAAGAGGCTGTAGACAAGGGCGCCTTGGTGGTAATCGCCGAGGACGAGGTGAATGTAAAAGGCGCAGAAGTAGTGATAGTGAAAGATACCAGGGTGGCCATGGCCAGGATGGCGGCTAATTTTTACGGCCATCCGTCAAGGGATTTTACATTGATAGGCGTTACGGGCACCAATGGCAAGACCACTGTGGCCAGTGCGATTAGATGGGTTTTAAAGGATATGGGATACAAGACAGGCCTTATAGGCACTATTAATACGGTTATTGGGGAAAAGGAGACTCCATCCGCTCACACTACCCCGGAATCAGTGGATTTGCAGCGCATTTTCAAAGAGATGAGAGATCAAGGCGTTCAATACGCAGTTATGGAAGTATCATCTCATTCCCTGGCCCTTCACAGGGTGGACCAGTGTGAATTCGATGTAGGAGTATTTACCAATTTAACTCAAGACCACCTGGACTTTCATAAGACCATGGAAAACTACATGAAAGCCAAGTTGAAGCTGTTTAAGATGGCTAAGAAGAGCGTAATAAACGTTGACGACAGCTATAGCGAATTTTTTGTACAACAGGCCAATAGGCCTTTGTGTACGTACGGCATCAACGGCGGGGATTTTATGGCAAAGGATATCGTGCTGGGCGATAGCGCGAGATTTACTCTTTGCCATAATGGGCTTACCGTGCCGGTTAAGTTTCCGGTACCCGGAAGGTTTAGCGTCTATAATGCGCTAGCTGCTGTCGCAGCTATATGGTCACTAGGTTTTCCAGTGAAGTCTATAGTGGAATCGCTGGAAAAATTCCCTGGCGTAAAAGGCAGATGTGAACTGGTGGACTGCGCTGCACCTTATAAAGTTGTAATCGATTATGCCCATACTCCTGATGGGCTTGAAAATATACTGAGGTCTGTAAGGGAATTCACGGCCAACAGGCTTATATTGGTATTTGGCTGTGGAGGAAATAGGGACAGATCAAAAAGGCCTAAAATGGGTGAGATAGCGATTAAATACGCCGATTACGTTGTGGTTACTTCAGACAATCCTCGTTCCGAAGATCCTGAAGCTATTATATCTGACATACTTAAAGGCATAGACGGCGTAGCAGAAAATAGGTACGAGGTCATAGTGGATAGAAAAGAAGCTATAAGGCGTGCGCTGAGCATAGCGAGGAAAGGCGACGTGGTGTTGTTGGCGGGAAAAGGCCATGAGACATACCAGATTTTAGGAGACAGGACTATACCTTTTGACGAAAGAAAAATAGTAAAGGAGATACTTGGAGGAAAAGATGCTTAGTATTGAAGATATCATAATGGCTACTGGTGGAAAACTTATAAGTGGTACAGAAAAAGTGGATATAACCGGTGTAAGCACGGATTCGAGGACAGTGAAAAAAGGGGATTTGTTTGTGCCCTTAAAAGGCCAGACATTTGACGGCCACGATTTTATAGGGCATGCGTTAAACAGCGGGGCGGTAGCGGCTTTAACCGCCAAGGAATTGACTTTTCATACCGATAAAGCGATCGTGCTTGTAGACGATACACTTTCGGCCCTTCAAAATGTTGCCAAATATCACAGGGAGAGATTTGATCATTTAAAAGTTATAGGTGTTACGGGCAGTACAGGTAAGACCACTACGAAAGAGATGATATATGCGGTATTGCGCAAAAGGTTTAACGTCTTAAAGACCGTGGGCAATTTTAATAATCAGATAGGGTTGCCGTTGACCTTGCTGAACTTAAACGAATCTCACGATATAGCGGTTGTGGAAATGGGAATGAGTTCTTTCGGTGAAATAAGGGCGTTAAAAGACATCGCAAAACCTGATATAGCTGTGTACACCAACATAGGGATTTCTCACATTGAGAAATTGGGTTCCAGAGAAAACATATTAAAAGCCAAGCTGGAGATGGTGGAGGATTTTAACAAAGACAACTGGGTGGTGTTAAACGCTGATGACGATATGCTTTTCAATGCTTTGAAAGGTATACCCGGTACCATTGTAACCTATGGCGTAAACAGAGGGGATATAAAGGCGACGGATATTAAACAGGCGGATAAATTGTGCTTTAAGGTTGCGCATGGTAATGAATCTGTAAAAGATGTTGTAGTGGAGTTAAGCGCATACGGTATGCACAACGTGTACAATGCCCTGGCCGCTATAGCGGTGGGCCTCATTTTTGATATAAGCCTTTCTGAAATAGCCGCAGGTCTTAAAGACTACACTCCTGAAAAAATGAGATTAAATGTGGTAAAAGCCAATGGCATTGTGATAATAGACGATTGCTATAACGCCAGCCCCGACTCGATGAGAGCTGCTGTGGACGTTTTAAGTGGTATAAGCAAAGGGGATTTAAGGACTATTGCTGTACTGGGTGATATGAAGGAATTGGGGGACTATTCCGTTGCGGCCCATAGGGATGTGGGAGAATATGTACATAAAAAAGGTATTGATATTCTTTTATGCGTCGGAACATTGGCTGAGTATATAGGCCAGGGGGCGGTAACCAGCGGGATGGAGGTATCTAATATATACAAGGTTAGAGATAACAGGGAGGCTATAGGGCTTTTAAAGAGGTTGTTGAAAAGAGATGATGTGGTACTGGTAAAAGGGTCCAGGGCAATGAAGATGGAAGAGATTGTTAATTTTTTAAGGGGAGAAGAGATATGCAGCTATTTGTGCAGTTGATAGCAGCGACCATAGTATCGTTTATTATAAGCATGTTACTTGGACCTTTGATAATACCTACGCTAAGGGCGTTAAAGTTTGGGCAGACAGAAAGGTTAGACGGTCCGCGATCCCATTTATCCAAGAGCGGAACGCCTACCATGGGCGGTATTATATTCATGGTGAGCACGGTAATAACCGGCCTCATATTTATCCCTGCTGGCTCTGATAAACTGGTTTTATTGCTTGTCACCATAGGGTTTGGGATGATCGGCTTTATCGATGATTTGCTTAAAGTGGTGTTTAAGAGATCTTTAGGCTTAAAAGCGCGCTTAAAATTACTACTTCAATTTGTTGTAGCTGCGATTTTAGCGTATTACGCTTACAGTCAGCCTGGGATAGGTACAAAACTCTACCTTCCTTACGGAGGAACGACGATAGACTTAGGTAAGATGTTCATACCCTTCACGGTATTTGTGGTAGTGGGGACGGTGAACAGCGTTAATATAACCGATGGGCTTGATGGCCTAGCCAGTGGCATCACGTTTATAATATCTACATTCTTTGCGGTGGTATCCATGAGCATGGGCAATTTACCGGCGGCTCTTTTTTCAGGGAGTATAACAGGTGCTACGCTGGGTTTTCTGCGCTACAATTTATATCCTGCCCAGGTGTTTATGGGAGATACCGGTTCATTAATGCTGGGTGGTGCGCTCGCTGCTATAGCGGTTTTGACCAGGTTGCAGCTTATATTGCCTATAGTTGGTTTGATATTTGTAGTGGAAGCACTTTCAGTTATAATCCAAGTGGTCTGCTTCAGGCTGACGGGTAAAAGGGTGTTTAAGATGAGCCCTATTCATCATCACTTTGAGCTTTGCGGTTGGCCTGAGACCAGAGTAGTTCACGCATTTTGGCTGATTACGCTTTTGCTGGTGGTGTTATCTTTTGTGGTGGTGTCGCTGTGATATTTCAAAAGAGAAGGTGAAAAAATGAAAATAAAAGGTAAAAAGGTACTGGTGGTAGGCATGGCGAAGAGCGGCATTGCCGTTGCCAAGGTATTGTGTGGCCTGGGTGCCCATGTGATTGCAAATGATGTCAAATCCCATGAAAAACTAGGAGAGTCGTTGAAGCCGCTGGAAGGTCTGGACATAGAATATCAACTGGGCAAACCAGCGGAGGAATTGGTGGACGATGCGGACTTGATAGTGGTGAGCCCGGGGGTTCCTCTGGATCAGCCTTTTTACTACAGAGCCTTAGATTTGGGCAAGGAGTTAATCGGGGAGGTAGAACTGGCGTATAGGTTGAGCAGTTCGCCCTTTGTGGCTATAACGGGAACTAACGGAAAGACGACGACCACATCGTTGACTTACGAGATCTTCAAAACTGCGGGAGTTAAGGCTAGGTTGGCGGGTAATATAGGGTTTCCTATGATAGAGCAGGTGCTGGATGCCGGATGCGACACGGTTGTTGTTGCTGAAGTGAGTAGCTTTCAGTTAGAGACAATTGACAGCTTCAGACCCAGGGTATCCGCAATACTTAATATAACGCCAGACCACTTAAACAGGCATAAGAGTTTTGAGAATTATGTAAATGCAAAAGCGCGGGTATTTATGAATCAAAGAGATGGGGATTATGTGGTCTTAAACTACGACAACGATGTTACTAGAAGGCTGGCGGAAAAAGCCCCATGTGAGGTGGTATTTTTCAGCAGGAGTAGTATCCTGGGGAAAGGAGTATATGTCAAAGAAGATTGGATAGTGGAAAACATATACGGGGCAGAAAATAAGGTTATTCCGGTAAAAGATGTGTATATCCCTGGAAAGCACAATCTGGAAAATGCGCTGGCAGCTTGCGCTGTGGCCAGGTTGTGGGGTATAGAAACCGAGGTTATAGCTGATACGTTGAGGTCATTTAAAGGGGTGGAGCATCGTATCGAATACGTAGCTACCATCGATGGGGTAAGGTATTATAACGACTCCAAGGGAACTAATACGGATGCTGCCATAAAGGCCATTGAAGCGCTGGATTACCCTATTATCCTTATAGCAGGAGGGTATGATAAAGGAGAGGATTTTACACCTTTCGTCAGATCTTTTAACGGGAAAGTAAAAGCGCTTATATTGATGGGAGTAACTGCTGACAGGATTGAAAAGTGTGCCAGGGAACAGAATTTTCACAACGTGTATAGGGCAGCGGACATGAGAGAGGCGGTAATGAAAGCAAAGAACTTGGCAAAGGAAGGATACGCGGTTTTGCTGTCACCTGCATGTGCCAGCTGGGACATGTACGATAATTACGAACAAAGGGGGAAAATCTTTAAAGATGTTGTAATGTCATTAGGAGGATAAAAAGTATGAAAAACAGACCCGTTGATTTCAATCTTATGCTTTTTACCATGTTGCTGGTGGCTATTGGGCTGGTAATGGTTTTTAGCGCCAGTTCTGTTATAGCTATGTTCAGGATGAACGACTCTTACTATTTTCTGAAGAGACAATTCCTGTGGGCGGCAATCGGCTTTTTCGCTATGGTGTACATGATGAATTTTGACTACCATCGATTGGAAAAATACAAGAGGCACTTGTTTGTAATAAGCGTGGTATTGCTGGTGCTGGTTTTTGTCCCTGGGGTTGGCATAAATATAAAAGGTGCTAGCAGATGGATAGGATACGGCAATTTAAGTGTACAGCCATCGGAAATAGCTAAAATAGCTATGATAGTATATCTGTCCAGCAACATATCATCTAAACAGGATAGGATAAAGTCATTTTTCAGAGGGGTATTGCCAAATTTAATAATTATTGGGGTGTTTTTCATATTGATAGCGCTGGAACCAAATATGAGCACAGCTGGCATTATCGCTATAGTGGGGTTGATAATAATTTATATAGGAGGAGCAAAGCTTTTTGATATTCTGGGCTTAATAAGTTTAGGCGGTTTATTAGGAGTTGTGATGGTCTTAATGGAACCATATAGGATCAACAGGGTTCTGGCTTTTTTAGATCCCTGGAAGGATATGCAGGGTAAAGGGTATCAGGTCGTTCAATCATTGTATGCTTTAGGATCTGGAGGTATATTCGGAGTAGGTTTGGGTAGGAGCAGGCAAAAGCTCTTTTACATCCCTGAACCTCAAAACGACTTTATATTCTCTATATTAGGAGAGGAATTAGGTTTTATCGGAGCCCTTTTTGTCATCGTGCTTTTCCTGTTGTTCGTAATTAGGGGTTTAAGGATAGCAGCCAAAGCCCCTGACCTTTTCGGATGCCTTTTGGCTATAGGCATAACTTCATTGATAGGTGTGCAATTTTTGTTGAACTTGGCTGTGGTAACGGCCAGTATGCCTCCTACTGGTGTGCCCTTGCCTTTTATAAGTTATGGTGGATCGTCACTTATTTTTACCATGGCGCTGGTGGGTGTGCTTTTGAATATATCCAGATATACCAGCGATGCAAAAACTTAATCAGAGGTCAGGTGGCTGTCGATGCACAGAAGGGTATTAACGCTTTTAATTATTATCGCTCTGTTATCTTCACTAGCGTACGCTGTAGCTAATTCCGGCTATTTTAGAATAAGAGATGTGAAAGTGGCTGGAAATAAAGAAGTACCCACGGCGGAAATCATTAAGCTCTGCGGTGTTAAGGTTGGCGATTTGATTTTTAGGGTAGATAAAAAGGATATTATTGCAAGGCTAAAGAGCAATAGCTATATAAAAAGCGTCAATGTAAATGTAAAGATGCCCGATGAGTTGATACTGCGCGTTTATGAAAGGGTTCCTGTAGGGCTTGTTCCTTATTATGGGTCTTATCTCAAAATTGATGATGACGGTATTGTACTGGAGGAAGGAAAAGCTAAAGGCTCTAATTTACCTGTACTGTACGGTGTGGAATTGGGACAATGGTCTTTAGGGCATAGGTTAAAACCCAAGGATGAGGATCTATTTAAGCAGGCACTAATGGTATTAAAGGCTATCAACGATACCCACATGAACGGCGTGATAGAAGGGGTAGAAATCAACGGATCTGAATTGATTATGAAAGCTCTCCCCGATATAAAGGTCAAAGTGGGACAAGCAGGCGATTTTGAGTACAAGTTAAACTTTCTAAAGCTGATATTAAAAGACATAAAGGATAAAGGCTATAGCAGCGGTACTGTGGACTTAAGCGTGGCCAATCCTACATTTAGCCCTAGCTCTTAATTGTGATAAAGGAGTGGTTATTATGTTTAGAAAAGCTGCAGGACAGGTTTCGGTTGCTGTAGTATTGTTTCTTCTCGGACTAATGATATCGCTTCAGTACAAGACGATTCAATATGGTGGTAACAACGTAAATGTAAAAAGGGTTGAAGAACTTACCGCGCAGATAAAGAAATTGGAAAGCGACAAAGAAGGGCTTATAAACCAGGTGAATTCCCTTCAAAACAAGTTGACAGAATACGAAAATGCCGCTTCAAAGGTCAATGCTGTTACAGATGCGCTTAAAAAGGACAACGAGAAGTACAAGATCATGGCCGGTCTGGAGGCTGTGCGGGGCCCTGGAATTATAGTGACATTAAATGACAGCACAAAGGAAATACAGCCTGGAGACAATGCTAATAATTACATTATACACGATGACGATTTGCTGCAGGTGCTCAACGAGCTAAGAGCTGCAGGAGCAGAAGCTTTATCTTTAAATGGAGAACGGATAATAGCCACTTCTGAGGTGAGGTGCGTTGGTCCTACTGTTGTCGTCAACAACAACAGGTTTGCTGCTCCTTTTGTCATACAAGCTATAGGCGATCCTCAAACTTTGCAGGCAGCATTGGAATTAAAAGGTGGTATTGTAGATGCTTTACGATATTGGGGAATACATGTAAACATAAAGACATCCAACGACATCGATATCCCGGCGTACGGCGGAGTTGTACAGTTTAAGTACGCTAAACCGGTGCCAAGTGGTAAAGGGGGTGGCCAATGATGTGGGGCATAGTAGGAATATTGATAGGGATCATCGCAGGTGTATTCCTCCCGTACAAAATACCCGTGGCCTATTCATCGTATACCGCTGTGGCTATACTGGCTGCACTGGATACAGTTTTTGGAGGCCTGAGGGCGTATCTTGAGAGAAAATTCGACACAAAGGTATTTATTTCAGGTTTTTTTGGAAATGCACTTCTTGCAGGTTTTTTGGCGTATATAGGCGATTTACTGGGCGTGCCAATATACCTTGCGGCTATATTTGCTTTTGGCACCAGGTTGTTTAACAATTTTGCTACAATAAGAAGATATATTATCAGTAAGGGGCATTAAAAAAGAGGAAATCAGCTTTTCTTGTTGAATATTATTATTATAGCTTGGGGGGTAATAGCCATGCGTGAGAGTGATTCCAATGTAGTCCTGGGTTTAGACGTAGGAACGTCCAAGGTCTGTGCCGTTGCGGGTCAGAGGAATAAACACGGAGAGACGCGCATCATTGGCGTTGGCCTGAGTTCATGCAAGGGCATAAAAAGAGGTGTTGTCGTCGATATAGATTCCACTGTAAAAAGCATCCGCGAGGCTGTAGAACAGGTAAAACAGATGTCTAATTTAGATTTCGAAGATGTGACCATAAGTATTCCCGGTGGACATGCATCGTTAATGGACAGTAGAGGTGTAATCGCGGTCTCCAGAGAGGACAGGGAGATAACTGAAGAAGATGTAAATAGGGTGTTGCAAGCAGCCAGGGTGGTTGCATTGCCTTCAGATAGGGAAATAATAGATATAATTCCTCAACAGTATATAGTAGATGGTTACGACGGCATAAAAGACCCCGTAGGAATGATAGGCGTCAGATTGGAAGTAGAGGCTAAGATAATCACAGGCAATATAACCTCTGTGGAAAATCT
It encodes the following:
- a CDS encoding DUF881 domain-containing protein; protein product: MFRKAAGQVSVAVVLFLLGLMISLQYKTIQYGGNNVNVKRVEELTAQIKKLESDKEGLINQVNSLQNKLTEYENAASKVNAVTDALKKDNEKYKIMAGLEAVRGPGIIVTLNDSTKEIQPGDNANNYIIHDDDLLQVLNELRAAGAEALSLNGERIIATSEVRCVGPTVVVNNNRFAAPFVIQAIGDPQTLQAALELKGGIVDALRYWGIHVNIKTSNDIDIPAYGGVVQFKYAKPVPSGKGGGQ
- the spoVE gene encoding stage V sporulation protein E gives rise to the protein MKNRPVDFNLMLFTMLLVAIGLVMVFSASSVIAMFRMNDSYYFLKRQFLWAAIGFFAMVYMMNFDYHRLEKYKRHLFVISVVLLVLVFVPGVGINIKGASRWIGYGNLSVQPSEIAKIAMIVYLSSNISSKQDRIKSFFRGVLPNLIIIGVFFILIALEPNMSTAGIIAIVGLIIIYIGGAKLFDILGLISLGGLLGVVMVLMEPYRINRVLAFLDPWKDMQGKGYQVVQSLYALGSGGIFGVGLGRSRQKLFYIPEPQNDFIFSILGEELGFIGALFVIVLFLLFVIRGLRIAAKAPDLFGCLLAIGITSLIGVQFLLNLAVVTASMPPTGVPLPFISYGGSSLIFTMALVGVLLNISRYTSDAKT
- a CDS encoding small basic family protein gives rise to the protein MMWGIVGILIGIIAGVFLPYKIPVAYSSYTAVAILAALDTVFGGLRAYLERKFDTKVFISGFFGNALLAGFLAYIGDLLGVPIYLAAIFAFGTRLFNNFATIRRYIISKGH
- a CDS encoding cell division protein FtsQ/DivIB; the protein is MHRRVLTLLIIIALLSSLAYAVANSGYFRIRDVKVAGNKEVPTAEIIKLCGVKVGDLIFRVDKKDIIARLKSNSYIKSVNVNVKMPDELILRVYERVPVGLVPYYGSYLKIDDDGIVLEEGKAKGSNLPVLYGVELGQWSLGHRLKPKDEDLFKQALMVLKAINDTHMNGVIEGVEINGSELIMKALPDIKVKVGQAGDFEYKLNFLKLILKDIKDKGYSSGTVDLSVANPTFSPSS